DNA from Sulfurimonas xiamenensis:
AGAAGTATGTTTTAAGAGAGAAGCTATTTGGAACTAAGGGTGTGGAGCCTTTGTGGGTGGCAGATATGGATATTGATACACCTGATTTTGTGTTAAATGCTGTAAAAAAGAGATTAGAACATCCGGTTATAGGATATGAAGAGGTGCCATCTAGTATGTTTGACGCTCAAATAGAGTGGATGAAGAGGGAGCATAATGTAGAGTTTGTGCTTGAAGATATGCTCTATTCGCACTCTGTGGTTGCAAGCATGAATGTTGCGATAGAAGCATTTACACAAAAGGGTGATAAAGTGATAGTGCAAACACCTGTCTATTCACCTTTTTTTCACAGTGTGATAGAGCATGAGAGAGATATTTTGAAGAACCCTCTCAAACAAAAAGATGATGGAAGCTACACTTTTGATATAGAGGATTTAAAATCAAAAATTGATGAAAAGACAAAGCTTTTGCTTCTTTGTTCGCCGCATAATCCGGTTGGAAGGGTTTGGAAAAGAGAAGAATTGGAAGAGATTTTAAAAGTTTGTCTTAAACACAATATTGTCGTATTTAGCGATGAGATACATTGTGATTTGGTTTATGCTCCAAGCAAACATACTCCTTTTGTCTCGCTCTCTCAAGAAGCCAGAAATATAACGGTTACGGCCATAGGAGTTGGAAAAACATTTAATATGGCGGGATTTGCTATAAGCAGCGTGGCAATACCAAACAGAGATTTAAGAGAGAAATTTTTAAAAGTTTATAACCGTATCCATTTTGCAAATGGAAGCTCTCTTTCGCATGCAGCTTTTGAAACTGCTTACAAAGATGGTAGAGAGTGGCTTGAAGCCTTAAAAGAGCATCTTTTGAAAAACTACAATATGTTGCAGAAGGTATGTGAAAAATTCCCGCATCTTATAAAAGTAACACCTATAGAAGGAACCTATCTCGCATGGCTCGATTGCAGAGGGATGAAACTTCGAGATAAAGAGTTGAGAGATTTTTTTGTAAAAGAGGCAAAATTAGGTCTTAGTGCCGGGCTTGGTTTTGGCAGAGAGGGAAGTGGTTTTATGAGATTGAATTTTGCAGTTTGCTTTGTTAAAATGCTTCAAATAGTTAGTTCACTAGAAAAAGTATTATTAGAGTATAAAAAAATTGATTGATATAAATAGAAAGAAGTTGTAATGAGCAGTGATTTAGAAAAAATAGATAAGTTTTTATCAAAACATCATGTTTTAACTCTTGCTACATCAAATGAAAAAGAGCTTAGTGCATGCAGCCTTTTTTATGTTTTTGATAAAGTAAAGAACTCTTTTGTCGTGGCAAGCAGCGAAGCTACTACGCATATACAAAATATTTTGAAAAATCCTTTTGTTGCAGGAGCAGTTGTTTTAGAGACTAAAATAGTAGGTAAAATAGAAGGAGTTCAATTTAGGGGAGAATTTTTGCTTTTAGAAGATGAGACTTTAAAAAAATTATATTTTAAAAAGTTTCCCTATGCTCTTGCTATGAATCCCAAACTTTGGCAGATAAAAATAAACTATTTTAAAATGACGGATAATACTTTGGGATTTGGTAAAAAAATTATTTGGCAGAAATCTTGAAAGAGCATGGCAGATTTTTATGCAGCATTAAAGGTTTTAAGTAAGCTGTTTTAGCTTATTTGGTACAATGGTATAACTAAATTTTAAAGAGAAAAACAGATGGATAAAATATTACTTATGCTGCAGCTTCAAGCAGATTTAAACGAGGCTACAAACGGAGAAAAATGGACAAGCGGAATAACAAAAAACTCTAAAGTAATAAACTGGAAAAGATGTATCTACATGGAGTGTGCGGAAATGATTGAGAGTTTTACATGGAAGCACTGGAAAAATATAGATAAAGAGGCAGATTGGGATAATTTACAAGTTGAAGTTGTTGATGTTTGGCATTTTATAATGAGTTTGGCTATAGAAAACTACTCTCAAACACTAAGAGGTCAAATTGAAGATTTAGCGATAAATATTTCAGAATTAGAAAGTTTTAATAAAATAAATACTCAAAATACGACATTTGCACAGCAAGATGATATTATAGAAAAGATAGAATCGATTATGCTAGATACTCTCTCTAAAGAGCCTTTAAATCTTGAAAAATTGATATCAGACTTTTTTGATTTAGTTGTAATGAGTGGTCTTGATTTGGAGAGCTTGTATAAGCTTTATGTAGGAAAAAATATTTTAAATCAGTTTAGACAGGATCACGGCTATAAAGAGGGAAATTATATAAAAATTTGGGCCGGTGAAGAGGATAATGTAATAATGAAAAGAATTTTGGAAGAAAATAGTGACATAAAACCAGATGAGTTATATAAAAAACTTACAAAACTCTATTTAGCTTTAAACAAGAGTTGAGATTTGAGTAATATATTAGAAGTTGAAAATCTTTCTTTTGGATATAAAAAAGATTTCTTGCTTTTTAATAATTTGACATTTTCATTAAAAAAAGGGGAAATTAAAGCGATTGTCGGTGCAAGTGGAGCTGGTAAAAGTACTCTTTTTGAGTTGATACTAAAAAATTTAAAACCAATATCTGGTTCAATTAAAAGTTCTTTTTGTTCAGAAGTTTTTCAAGACCCTTATAGCTCATTTCATCCAAGTTATAAACTTTTGAATCAGATAAAAGATGTAGCAAAACTTGATGAGCTTGATAAATATTTAGAAAATATAAAGTTAGATTATGAAATCTTGCTTAAGCTTCCATATGAACTCTCCGGAGGGCAGCTTCAGCGTGCTTCGATTCTTCGTGCAATGCTTATGAAACCGGATCTGCTTCTGCTAGATGAGCCTACATCTGCGCTTGATAATGTAATTCAGTTGGAAGTTATGAGTATGCTTGTAAAGCATCTTGACAGGATGGGGATGCTGCTTATAACGCATGATTTGGATTTGGCAAAGTGGTGTGCCGACGAAATAATTATGATTTAAGAAAATACTTCATTAAATAAAAACCGCTTCCAGCCGTAAAAATAGTTCCAAATGCATTAAGAGAGATATTTGCAGCTGCCAGGAGTATATGCCCGCTGTTTAACAAAAAAAAGCTCTCAATGGCAAAAGTAGAGTAGGTAGTTAGTGCACCTAAAATCCCAGTAGACAAAAATGATTTTGCATGTACTGAAAAGAGTGTTGTAGACATAAAATAGGCTATAAGCAACCCCATTATAAAACTGCCGATTAAGTTTACTCCCAAAGTCCCATATGGAAGATCATGCGGAAATTTATGAGAGATTAAACCGTTTAGGTAAGCTCTTAAAACAGCACCTATAAAACCGCCGCTACCTATGGCTAGGATTGTTTGCCAGCTCATTATCATACACCTTTTGCATTTTTTCTCTTAAGTCTTTTAGCCAGTTTTCATCATTTTTATCAGCTACAAATGATTCCATATAGATCGCTTTTATGCGCCCTGGTTTATAGTAGAAGTTTTTTATATTATAGTATTTTGAAGTTTGTATTAGTACAACGGGCTGAACACGAAGTCTGTTTGCATCAGCTACAATTTTTGCTCCTGATTTAAATGGAAGCATTTTGTCTTTTGTGGAGCGTGTTCCTTCAGGAAACATGGTTATTACTCTATTTGTTTTAAGGACGCGCTTTGCATCTTTTAAAAGTTTTATAAGAGATGTTTTACTCTCTCTCTCAACTGCTATATCCTGCGGCAACTTAAGAATTAAACCGAAAAAAGGCATATCAAAGAGCTCTTTTTTTGCAACCCAAGTAAGATCCCTTGAAGTGATTGTTTCCATTACAACTATATCTAAATCACTTTGATGATTTAAAAGAAACATTTGAGCTTTTGGATCTTCTTTGCCTTTTACTTCAACTGTAAAAAATATACTGATTCTAATAAGCCAGGCTGAGAGTTTTCTGCTATATGGTCTAGGGAGAATATAAAAAGTCAATATCATTATAGTAAGTGATACTGCTATTATTATGGTTGCAAATAACCAACTAATGTGAGCAAATATCTTCATTTTTTACCCAACCTATTTTTTTATTTTTTAACTGCACTTTTACCCACCCTTTTACTTCATCCTCTTTTTTCAGATAGTATTTACCTGGGGTTGTTTCAAATATTGTTCCATTTGCTATAGGAAGAAGATAAATTTTTGAATCCTTTTTTATACATATCTCTTTTGATGGAATACCGGTATACGCAATATATGCAAGAGGAATGAGAATAAAAACTAAATAAATATACTTTTTTTTCAATAAAATGATAAAAAAAAGTATAATAGCTATAGCTGCAGCAAAAGCAATTTTTAACATTTCGTGAGATTGATCTTTTGGCTTTAAATCACTTTGTGTAGTTACGCTGTCATCTATTAAAACTATTGGTATATTGATCGGTACAAATTCATTTTTATTTAGATTAAAATAGGAAAATGATAAATTTTCTATTTTTTTATCTATGATTGCATAGTATGTAATTTTGGAATCAAAATAAGATTCTACAATAGATTCTGTACCTTGTTTATACACATCATTTAGTTTTAAAGCAGAGATATCGCAATTTTTTGCAGTTGCTACAAACACAACAATGTTGTGTGTATCGTTGTAGTTAGTAGTTTTATATTCAATAATTTCAAATATATCTGCAATAATATTTGAAAAATCTTTTTTAGGATTTAATGAGATAACATTTAAATTTTGACCCGATAAAGTTGTAGTTTTGTATTGGACATCGCTATTATTACTTAATAATATGGCTCTAAAGTCCGGAAGTTTTACAGTAGTTGATGTTGCTAAAAAATAAAAAGTATCATAATAATATTTAGAATCTTCCTCTCTTAAAGGGAAATCGTTTAAAAGCTTCAATCCTTTTGAATTTGAAAGATCGTAAGTTATGTCTAAAAAGTCTTTTACTGTAGAGAGAACTTTAAGGGTTACTTTAAAAATCTCTCCTTTTAAAACTCTTGATGGAACTTCTTGATAGTTTAGGTAAATAACTTTTGAAGAGTTGTTGTGATGAGTGCTTTTTTCAATATTAGTAAAGTTGTCTGAATTTGATGCATCAAATGTATTCGCAAATATAGAGATGCATAAAAAAAACGATACTAATAGTAAACTCCTCACGCTGTTAAAAATCCCTCTAACATTTTAACTCCATCATCACTTCCAAGAAGAGACTCCATTGCTCTTTCAGGATGAGGCATTAATCCAAAAATATTTTTTTCTTTATTGCAAATACCAGCAATTGAGTCTACACTTCCATTTGGATTTTTATCTTCTGCATTTTCATCACAATATTTCAAAAGAATCTGATTATTGTCGTTGAGCTCTTTTAATCCAGCTTCATCTATGTAATAGTTACCATCATGATGTGCAATAGGAATATTGAGAATATCACCAACATTAAATTTTTTTAAAAATATATTATCATTGTTTATCACTTTTAGATGATGATGTTTTGAGATAAAGTGCAGGTTTTCGTTTCTCTTAAGTGCACCAGGAAGAAGACCCGCTTCTGTAAGTACTTGAAATCCATTACAGATTCCCAATACTTTTCCGCCATTATCTGCATATTTAGTTACTGCCTTCATAACAGGACTAAATTTTGCAATTGCACCGCTTCTTAAGTAGTCGCCATAGCTAAAACCGCCCGCAATTACTAAAAGATCCGTATCAGAAGGAATTGTTTCAGATTTATGCCATAAAATCTCTGTTTGCGCTCCTAATGACTCAAAGGCATGTTGCGTGTCATACTCGCAGTTCGTACCCGGAAATTGTAAAATTGCTACTTTCATTTTATCAGCTCAATTTGATAATCTTCAATAACGGTATTAGCAAGAAGCTCTTCACACATTTTTGTAACATCTGCCATAGCTTTTGTTTCATCAGCTTCATCAAGATTTAAAACTATCTGTTTTCCAATTCGCACATCATTTACATTACTAAAGTGCAAAGATTCTAATGCATGATGCACCGCCTTGCCTTGAGAATCTAAAACACCTGTTTTTAAAGATACATTTACAATTGCTTTCATCTGTTATTTCCCTAAAATTCTATTTAAAACTTGTTCATAGGCTATTGTTAAATCACCTAAACCTTGACGAAATCTATCTTTATCCATTTTTTCACCGCTTGTCATATCCCAAAAACGGCAATTATCAGGGCTAATTTCATCTATTAATATAATATTACCGCTTTTATCTTTTCCAAATTCTAATTTAAAATCAATAAGATTAAGACCTTTTTCTGCAAAATACGGCTTAAGAATATCATTTACCTGTCTTGCCATGCGACGAAGTTTGTCAAGCTCATCCTGAAAGTCTACAAGTCCTAAAATAAGAGCGTGCTGATCATTGAGTTTAGGATCACGCAAAGCATCATTTTTGTAATCAAATTCAACTAGTGTAAATGGAAGAACTGTTCCCTCTTTGATTCCTAGATTACGGCTTAAGCTTCCTGTTGCAATATTGCGGACAATAACTTCAATAAGAATAACATCTGCTTTTTTATGCAACATATGATTATCATCTAACATTTTAACAAAGTGTGTTTGTATACCTTTAGATTCTAAAAGTTTAAAAAGCTCAGTAGAAATTTTGTTATTAAGTGCACCTTTGCCTGCTTCACTTGATTTTTTTTCGCCATTGAATGCAGTTAAATCATCTTTGAATTCTGAAATAACAAGATTTTCATCATCTGTTAAAAATAACTTTTTTGCTTTTCCCTCATAGAGTAGTTCTTTTTTTTCCATTTTATTTATAATCCTTTTGTAATAATTAATGCTTTTAGAATATCTACACCAACTTTAAGCTGCATGTCTTTGTTTATTGCTTCATCTGTTATGATATATTTTGAGTCTTCTTGAGCCTCATCCTCTTCTATTTTCCCATCCACTTTTTCTAATTCTTCTTCTAAATGTTTTTTTAAGTCAGCCTCTTTTATTGCGAAATCATTTTTGTTTGTTGTAACTTCACCCGGAAAAACTTCTATATCAGGTTTTACTCCAATAGCTTGAATCGTTCTTCCGCTTGGAAGATAATATCTTGCAATTGTGAGCTTGATAGCTTCTTCTTCATTTATAGGAAGTACCACTTGAACGCTTCCTTTTCCAAATGTATTTTGCCCTACTATAATGCCTCTCTTGTGATCTTGAAGTGAACCGCTTACAATTTCACTCGCACTCGCACTTCCACCGTTTATAAGTACAACCAATGGTACTTTTGTTAAAGTATTTTGTGAACTTGCAGTAAAGACTTCATCATCAGCTTTATTTTTTCCTTTTTGAGAAACTATATCACCATTATCGATAAATATATCAACAAGGCCTACTGCTTGATCAAGAAGTCCGCCCGGATTGTTTCTTAGATCAAGGACGATCCCTTTTGTTGTTGCTTTTCTTTTTTTGATAGCTTTTGCAACTTCGTCAATAACTTTTTTGTCAAAGTTCGTTACGCGAATATATTGAATATCATTACCGATAGATTTTGTATAGACTGAATCTATTGTTATTATTCCTCTTACTATATTTATTTTAAGAGGTTTTGGTTCTTCTTCTCTTACAATCGTCAATTCGATTGGAGAACCGACTTTTCCTCTCATAATGGAAACTGCTTCATCAATAGTCATATTTAAAGTAGATTGATTGTCAACTTTCAAAATTATATCACCGGCTTTAATACCTGCTTTGTCTGCCGGAGTTCCTTCGATAGGAGCGATAACAGTAAGGGCACCATCTTTTAATCCGACTGTAATCCCCAAACCGCCGAATTCACCATTTGTTTGAACTTTTAAATTTTTATAATCTTTTTGTGTTAGATAGTTTGAGTGTGCATCAAGGTTGCTCATCATTCCTTGGAGTGCTTTATCCATTAGCTCTTCAATAGTTATGTCATCAACATTATATTGTTCAACAATGCTTATGACTTTTGTAAATTTTGCTAAGGCTTCGAGTCTTGAACTCTCTTTAACCTCTTTTGCAGCTTCAGTATAAGCGAATAAATTTGTAGAAAATAGCAGTGCCAACGAAACTGTTATAGATGCAAAACCAAGAGTAATAAATTTTTTGTTTTTCATTATTTTCCCTGTTGTAATTTAAAAAGATATTATAGTAAAAAGCTGTTTAAATAACAACTTTGAAATAAAATAAAAATTGATAAAAGAAATTTTCTTGATTTATGGTAATTTATATTTAAATAATTTTTAATATAATACGAAAATAACAATAATAGTAAGGCAAAAATAATGAGTACAATAAGAGAGTATTTAACAGCAGATCATGGTCATTGTGATGAGCTGTTTGCAAATATGGAAGATGCGGTAGTTAAATCAATAGAGAGTGCAAAAGATGCATATGAAGAGTTTGCAAAAGAAGCAGAAAAACACTTCCAAATGGAAGAGAGAATAATGTTTTTGGAGTTTGAAGAAAAAACTGGAATGACTCAGGGTCCAACCGCCATTATGAGACATGAACATGCTCAAATGAGAAATTTAATAGCAGAGATGGGCAAGGCACTGGAAGCTAAAGATAAAGATAAGTTTTTTGGAAACAGTGAAACTTTAATGATACTTATGCAGCAGCACAATATGAAAGAGGAGCAGATGCTCTACCCAATGGCGCAGCAACATTTAAGCGCAGAATCTGATCGTATAGTAGAAATGATGCAGTCAATCATTGTTGAATAAAAACAGGAGTTTGACATGAATTTTGATGGGTTGTCAGTAGATCAAGCGCCACCCATATCGGCGCCGTTTAGATTTTTTATAACCGCACCTCTTTTTGCAATTTTAGCAGGAATTTTAATATTTTTTAGTGATGCCGGAATTTTATCCAGCAGATATGCAACTGAGACAATTGTTATTACACATGCTATTACTATCGGATTTTTTAGTTTTGTAATGTTTGGTGCACTTGTTCAAATGCTGCCTGTTTTAGCAGGGGTGAAAATATTTAAAGTTGAATTAGTTTCAAAGAGCGCACACGCTCTTATGGTTCTTGGCACTTTATCAATGATTTTTGGATTATGGTTTGATTTGTCAAAATTGATTTTAATTGCTTCTATTTTTCTTGGAATAGGGTTTTTAGTTATCATTATTTCAATGTTATTTGCATTTAAAAGTGTTGTAAATATAACGGCAAGCATACGCGCAATGATTACCAGTTTGGTTTTTGCTCTTTTAATAACATTGATGGGTATGCATCTTTTGGCATCATATGGTATAGGAAAATTTTCTGATTTGCATTTGCTATTTGCAAATGTTCACAGTGTCTGGGCTATTTTTGGTTTTGCAGGAGTTTTAATTATAGGTGTGGCTTTTCATGTACTGCCGATGTTTTATGTAGCACCGAGATTTAAAAGATTTTGCAAACAAAGAGTTGTATGGTTTATAGTCAGTGGGCTTTTGTTATGGTTAATTTTAAATATTTATATAGATTCATATAGTGCTGTAGCAAAAATTTGGATTGCACTATTTTTTTGGGCATTTTCAACAACTGTTTATCTTAAGCTTAATGCACGCCGCCGCAAAGTAAGTGATGTGACTATCTGGTACTGGAGAAGTGCGGCTATTTTTATGACCTTGGGTACATTTTCATGGGCGTTTAATGATTTTTTTGATGAAAAGTATATAGTTGTTGTCTCTTTGCTGATAGGCGGAGGATTTATTTTTTCTATTATGATGGGAATGCTATATAAGATAGTTCCATTTTTGGTATGGTTTCATCTTAATGCCAAGGGTTATATGAGTATTCCAACTATGAATGATATGATAAATAAAAAGCTTTCTGCGATTCAATTTATACTTTTTATAATATCTTTAATCGGTTTTATAATTTCTTTTTTTATTCCGGCTGTTTTACCAATATTTGCAATATTGTTTACTCTTAGCATGATAATTTTAGAGTACAATATTATTGTTCCAGTTTTGATATATGCGAAAATAATCAAAACAAAACCTGATTTTGATATGAGTATGTATGTGTAATAATAGTAAAAGAGTAAAAAATAACAAGAACTTAGAGTGGAAAGTGCCATGTGTTAGTACTTCTAAAAGTTTAGTACAGAGGAAGTGTTAAATGCCGAATCGTAAAAATATTATTTTAATAGGTTTTATGGGTGTGGGAAAGGGAAGTGTGGCTCGTGAAGTCATTAAAATTTCTGATTATATGTCTGTTGATACCGATGATTTGATAGAGAGTATGGAAAACAGAACTGTTAAGAAGATATTTGAGAAAGAGGGCGAAGCTTACTTTAGAAATTTAGAAAGAAAAGTTTCTCTTTGGCTGGAAAATTGTGTAGATAATACTCTTATATCTACAGGCGGCGGGTTTTATAAACAGAAAAATCTCAAAAGTATTGGGATTGTTGTCTTTTTAAACTCTCCATTTGATAAAATACTCAAGCGGATAAAGAGTCATTCCAATGCGGCAAAAAAACTTAAGAAAAGACCGTTATTAAATGATTTAAAAAAAGCAAAAGAGCTTTATAAGGAGCGATTGCCTGAATATAAGGCTTTAGCAGATATAGTTATTGATGTAACAGATAAAAGTGCACTAGAGTGCGCTAAAGAACTTTTAAAAAAGGTAGAAGAGCATGCGTAATATTTTTATAATTTTGGTATTTGGTATTGTAGTAAATATCTTTGGATCAGAGATCAATTGGGCAAAAGATTATCATGAAGGTGTTAAAATCGCACAAGAGAGTAAAAAACCTGTGCTATTTGTTTCTTCAAGACACTCGTGCAAGTTTTGTGTTATTTTAGATGAGACTACTTTTGAAGATAAAAGAGTTGCAGAAGAGTTAAATAAAAATTTTGTTTCCATTATTTCTTATAGTGATGAAAATGATTATATGCCTCAAGAGCTGTGGCAGCCTGGTACTCCTGCTATATGGTTTTTAATGCCTGATGGTGAACCGATGTATCAACCGCTTATGGGTGCCATAGATGCAGAAAATTTTTTAAAAGCACTCTCTATAGTTAAAGAAGAGTTTAATAAGGAAAAAAGCAAATAATGATTTTTACAAATTCAAAAAACAGTGGTTTTAAAGCAGAGTTTGAGGAGCTTCTAGGGCGTGGGAAAATGGATATAGCACAGGTAAGTGCTATTGTCGGAAATATTATAAATGAGATAAAAAGCGATAAAAATGAAGCGTTAAAGAGTCATATTGCAAAATTTGACAAATGGACTCCGCAAAGTGATGCAGATCTTAAAATAACCACAGAGTCAATGAGTGCAGCTTACTCAAATCTTGATAAAAAGCTTAAGAGTGCTTTACATTTGTCTTATGAGAGAATTAAGAGTTATCATGAAAAACAAAAACCTAAATCTTGGTTTGATACAGAAGAAAACGGAACTATTTTAGGTCAAAAAGTAACTCCGGTTGATAGTGCAG
Protein-coding regions in this window:
- the purQ gene encoding phosphoribosylformylglycinamidine synthase subunit PurQ, whose amino-acid sequence is MKVAILQFPGTNCEYDTQHAFESLGAQTEILWHKSETIPSDTDLLVIAGGFSYGDYLRSGAIAKFSPVMKAVTKYADNGGKVLGICNGFQVLTEAGLLPGALKRNENLHFISKHHHLKVINNDNIFLKKFNVGDILNIPIAHHDGNYYIDEAGLKELNDNNQILLKYCDENAEDKNPNGSVDSIAGICNKEKNIFGLMPHPERAMESLLGSDDGVKMLEGFLTA
- a CDS encoding dUTP diphosphatase; protein product: MDKILLMLQLQADLNEATNGEKWTSGITKNSKVINWKRCIYMECAEMIESFTWKHWKNIDKEADWDNLQVEVVDVWHFIMSLAIENYSQTLRGQIEDLAINISELESFNKINTQNTTFAQQDDIIEKIESIMLDTLSKEPLNLEKLISDFFDLVVMSGLDLESLYKLYVGKNILNQFRQDHGYKEGNYIKIWAGEEDNVIMKRILEENSDIKPDELYKKLTKLYLALNKS
- the purC gene encoding phosphoribosylaminoimidazolesuccinocarboxamide synthase — its product is MEKKELLYEGKAKKLFLTDDENLVISEFKDDLTAFNGEKKSSEAGKGALNNKISTELFKLLESKGIQTHFVKMLDDNHMLHKKADVILIEVIVRNIATGSLSRNLGIKEGTVLPFTLVEFDYKNDALRDPKLNDQHALILGLVDFQDELDKLRRMARQVNDILKPYFAEKGLNLIDFKLEFGKDKSGNIILIDEISPDNCRFWDMTSGEKMDKDRFRQGLGDLTIAYEQVLNRILGK
- the crcB gene encoding fluoride efflux transporter CrcB — its product is MSWQTILAIGSGGFIGAVLRAYLNGLISHKFPHDLPYGTLGVNLIGSFIMGLLIAYFMSTTLFSVHAKSFLSTGILGALTTYSTFAIESFFLLNSGHILLAAANISLNAFGTIFTAGSGFYLMKYFLKS
- a CDS encoding pyridoxamine 5'-phosphate oxidase family protein, giving the protein MSSDLEKIDKFLSKHHVLTLATSNEKELSACSLFYVFDKVKNSFVVASSEATTHIQNILKNPFVAGAVVLETKIVGKIEGVQFRGEFLLLEDETLKKLYFKKFPYALAMNPKLWQIKINYFKMTDNTLGFGKKIIWQKS
- a CDS encoding lysophospholipid acyltransferase family protein translates to MKIFAHISWLFATIIIAVSLTIMILTFYILPRPYSRKLSAWLIRISIFFTVEVKGKEDPKAQMFLLNHQSDLDIVVMETITSRDLTWVAKKELFDMPFFGLILKLPQDIAVERESKTSLIKLLKDAKRVLKTNRVITMFPEGTRSTKDKMLPFKSGAKIVADANRLRVQPVVLIQTSKYYNIKNFYYKPGRIKAIYMESFVADKNDENWLKDLREKMQKVYDNELANNPSHR
- a CDS encoding thioredoxin family protein gives rise to the protein MRNIFIILVFGIVVNIFGSEINWAKDYHEGVKIAQESKKPVLFVSSRHSCKFCVILDETTFEDKRVAEELNKNFVSIISYSDENDYMPQELWQPGTPAIWFLMPDGEPMYQPLMGAIDAENFLKALSIVKEEFNKEKSK
- a CDS encoding shikimate kinase, whose product is MPNRKNIILIGFMGVGKGSVAREVIKISDYMSVDTDDLIESMENRTVKKIFEKEGEAYFRNLERKVSLWLENCVDNTLISTGGGFYKQKNLKSIGIVVFLNSPFDKILKRIKSHSNAAKKLKKRPLLNDLKKAKELYKERLPEYKALADIVIDVTDKSALECAKELLKKVEEHA
- a CDS encoding S41 family peptidase, whose product is MKNKKFITLGFASITVSLALLFSTNLFAYTEAAKEVKESSRLEALAKFTKVISIVEQYNVDDITIEELMDKALQGMMSNLDAHSNYLTQKDYKNLKVQTNGEFGGLGITVGLKDGALTVIAPIEGTPADKAGIKAGDIILKVDNQSTLNMTIDEAVSIMRGKVGSPIELTIVREEEPKPLKINIVRGIITIDSVYTKSIGNDIQYIRVTNFDKKVIDEVAKAIKKRKATTKGIVLDLRNNPGGLLDQAVGLVDIFIDNGDIVSQKGKNKADDEVFTASSQNTLTKVPLVVLINGGSASASEIVSGSLQDHKRGIIVGQNTFGKGSVQVVLPINEEEAIKLTIARYYLPSGRTIQAIGVKPDIEVFPGEVTTNKNDFAIKEADLKKHLEEELEKVDGKIEEDEAQEDSKYIITDEAINKDMQLKVGVDILKALIITKGL
- a CDS encoding PatB family C-S lyase, producing the protein MEKEVRYDFSTSVPREDTNSEKYVLREKLFGTKGVEPLWVADMDIDTPDFVLNAVKKRLEHPVIGYEEVPSSMFDAQIEWMKREHNVEFVLEDMLYSHSVVASMNVAIEAFTQKGDKVIVQTPVYSPFFHSVIEHERDILKNPLKQKDDGSYTFDIEDLKSKIDEKTKLLLLCSPHNPVGRVWKREELEEILKVCLKHNIVVFSDEIHCDLVYAPSKHTPFVSLSQEARNITVTAIGVGKTFNMAGFAISSVAIPNRDLREKFLKVYNRIHFANGSSLSHAAFETAYKDGREWLEALKEHLLKNYNMLQKVCEKFPHLIKVTPIEGTYLAWLDCRGMKLRDKELRDFFVKEAKLGLSAGLGFGREGSGFMRLNFAVCFVKMLQIVSSLEKVLLEYKKID
- a CDS encoding hemerythrin domain-containing protein, yielding MSTIREYLTADHGHCDELFANMEDAVVKSIESAKDAYEEFAKEAEKHFQMEERIMFLEFEEKTGMTQGPTAIMRHEHAQMRNLIAEMGKALEAKDKDKFFGNSETLMILMQQHNMKEEQMLYPMAQQHLSAESDRIVEMMQSIIVE
- the purS gene encoding phosphoribosylformylglycinamidine synthase subunit PurS, encoding MKAIVNVSLKTGVLDSQGKAVHHALESLHFSNVNDVRIGKQIVLNLDEADETKAMADVTKMCEELLANTVIEDYQIELIK
- a CDS encoding ATP-binding cassette domain-containing protein, with translation MSNILEVENLSFGYKKDFLLFNNLTFSLKKGEIKAIVGASGAGKSTLFELILKNLKPISGSIKSSFCSEVFQDPYSSFHPSYKLLNQIKDVAKLDELDKYLENIKLDYEILLKLPYELSGGQLQRASILRAMLMKPDLLLLDEPTSALDNVIQLEVMSMLVKHLDRMGMLLITHDLDLAKWCADEIIMI